TAAACTTCATGCTactttctgaagaagaaatataaatatGCTTCATCGTTTATTAAATAGGCTGAGGGCCCCTCTATGTGCAGGTATGTATACCTCTGTACATACAGGTACATATAGACCAGTACAATTTCACCACTGTCAATCTCATGAGGGTAAATGAGCTAATGTGGAGAACACACAACTTCATTTGTTGTCAAACCACAAATGTCATACAGCTGCTAGCTTTTTTATACCAGCACACTACACCAGCTAAGATCTTGTATTTATACAGCTGAATCAGTAGAAGAATCCATTACTAAAACACATGCTTAAACGGAACATGGAAGACTATATTATGAGTGAGTACATGACTGCTGATCACACCAGgccaaatttaaacaaaaaaaaatatccctggagacAAAGTGTTAATATATTAACTCACTTTCATCAGGATTATTTAAACTACGCActgctaaaaaaaattaagataaaagAAACAGAGCCTTTGATATACTTAGAAGAACACTGGCTGCTCATGTGGAGAGTTCATAAACTTGAAGCAAACCAAAACGAAGTAGGGGAGAGGTCTGGGCAATCTTCCTACacagaagaaactgcagaagtCAACGAGAAACGATTTAGATACTCCACCATTAATAACTGTGATACAACAATTTCACAGGAAAATTCCTTCCCTGGTCTTGTCCTCTTCTGTTTCCTACTAATTCCTAGTTTTGTCAGGGAAACGGGATTGCAATTAGTATATGAAGCTATTACCCTGCCCATGCTTCCTCCTTAATACAACAAATTCAACACACGGTAAGTCTAGCTAGAAAAATTTAAGATAAACCTCTCAGTGTCCAGCAGAAGCAAATGTCTTTCCAACCTGCCAACTTAATCAAGCAGGGTTGTGATTTTTTACAGTTGCAGGTTACACCATACTTCCAAAAACCTTCACCACTTCTTttacttcacaattttttttcacaCATACTAAGTTTAGAGAAATCactaaacagaagaaaacctaAAAGGGTCGGTAAAACCAGAGTGACCTGTGGACTTACTGAGCAGTATACTACCCATGATGATCTTAAACAAACCTTATAGTAAATAATCTTTCAAATACATGTTTTGTTGAATGTTAAAACAGGAAGAACAAACCAAGAACATAGAAACTCATTTAttcaaatggaagaaaacaatCATAGTGGTGAGTTAAAAAGCCAAGAAGTCGACGAAATGAAGCAAATCCATACAAAAAAACCTCTGGATCATGTTTCTGAACGCAGCACGCTGTGTGGCTGAAACATACCCAACGGAACTAATGTTTCATCAACACCTGCTGATGAAAGCAACTAGGAAAAGGAACCCGTTGTCGCCTGTTGCTTCGCAAGGCATCCATAAAGAGGCCGCAAAGAGCCCAGCAATGCCTGGCCCGCGTGAAGAAACGCtactttccaaagaaaaaaaaaacaacccaaatacCCTGGTCTAAGTCAGCCACCGCCACGGGAACCGTTTCCGAGGCCCTCCCCGCCCAACCCCCCAGCCCAGGCAAAGCCGCCCGCAACTGCCGTGCCCGCAGCACCAGCCCCACCGCGGCCGCGCGGCTCCGGTTCGCCGGGCCCAGCAGCGACCAAACCTcccggcagcagcagggcagggccgggccccgCCACCCCACGGCGCCCCCGGCTCCTCCACCCCCATACCCGCCGGGAGGcgccttccctcccttcccccacgCAGGCCTCcccaccggcccggcccggcccgccctgcCCACAGGCACTCAGCGCcagcggcccggccgccccccacGGCCGGACAGCCCTCCCCTCCCGTTCCCCGCCTCAAGACCCAGCAGCGGACCCGGCCGCGTCGGGCCAGGACGGGCCAGGCCCCcttccccgccagccccccccgcccccagccccgaccccaggcccaggccccggcccggcggcgcccccgccccctgccccgcgcgCGAGGAGCGGGGTGGGGCGGCGCTCACCTGGCAGAAGCGGCGGCAGTAATACTGGCTGTTGAGGCGGGCcggcagcccggcggggaggcccgGCCCCACCAGCGCCTCCAGCTCCTCGCTCAGCCGCTCCGACTCCTGATCGCTCTCGTCTTCCGCCAtgccgctccggccgccctgcGCGTACCGagagccccgctgcccccgccccgccgcgccggaaGGGGCGACTCCCTCCCCGGAGCCTCACGTCCGGCCACGCCCACCCGCCGCGCTCTGATTGGGCCAACCGCCGTGGCGATCAACGGCTGACGACCAGAGGACTCGCTGATGGCCTCTGACCCCTGGCTCCTCCCTTCCACCCGGCCCCGCCGAAGCGTCCTTCGATTGGAGCAAAAAGTCTCTTCTTTACTTTGTCCCCCCCTTGCCATTGGCTGCTCATCCCGTCTGTTACACCTCACTCCGCAGCCCCTTGCCGACGACTGGCCAAAGACCCCGTCCGCTAGATGCCGACGTCTCCGTCGCGCATTCTGACTGGCCTGAGCACGCCTCCATCACGGCGCCTACACCGCCCCCCAATTCTAATTGGGCAAGGCTGCCGTCCGTCTCCGCGCACCCGGGCCAGGGGGAACCAATCACTGAGGGGTTTCTCCCGCTCGGCCGCTCTCTGGAGGCGGGCgagaggcgggcggcgggcgggcgcggcggttGCTAGGCGGGTTGCTAGGACCCGCCTACCGCGGCGGCCAGGGTGGGTAGGTCCGTCTGGCTGCGGCGCGgcgctggctgcgcggcggccgTCGGCGGAGGGGCGCGTCCGGCCCGCGGCGCGGGGCCcagcggcggccggcggcggaggagcggcggcggcggcggggcgtggGGAGGCCGCGCGGCCGGAGCGGGTAACGGCGCCCGGtagggggcgggcggggcgcggcgcggcgggcggcgcctCCGCCTcagcggggccggcccggggccgcgctccgccgTCGGTGGGGTCCCAGGGCCGGTCGCCGAGGGGGCGGCAGCGGCGCCTCCCCGCTCCGCCATGGAAACACCCTCCGTGCCGGGCGGGGGAAGGGaaggtggggcggggcggggccgcacCTGTCTGGCGCctgccgccgcggggcggggagcgaGGCCCGGGCCGGTCCGTTCCCTCAGCCccgggggcggagcggggcgagcACCCCGTCGCTCCCCGCAGGCCCTTGCGGGTTAAATGGCGCCGGCGGGACCGGTGGCCAAACCCCGGGGATCAGACGCGTCGAGTGGCGGCCGCCGGCGACGAGGAGGGGAACAGCGGAGCCCGCGCGGCGGCTGGACGCCCGGAGCCCTTCCCCTCCTCAGCGGGAACGGCCCCGGGCTCGCCGGGGGCCCCGCGGCGAGAGGGCTCCCCTCCTTCGGGAGGGCGCCCCTCCTTCGGGAGGTCGGGTGGCCGTCCTGCCCGCCCCGTCCCCTGCCTCAGGCGTCCGGGAATCCGTGTCAAAACTTGAGGCAAACCACAAGAACCCCAACCCGAAGCAGCTCAAGCCCTGTTTCCGCAGCGGTGCCGCTTGCGGGGTTGCTGCGGGTCTTGATGAAGCGCAAGTGCGAGCGCCTGGTTTGGCAGGGGGCTCGTTCTGACACTTCGGAAGCCGAAGCAGCAGGTTAACGTCAGGTTAAGACTCGTTTTCTGCCTGATTGCAGGAAACGGTCACTTAGGAAACTCGGGGGTAAACtgcataaagcagcaaaaagaatgaaaaaaacattGTTTATTTTAGCCTGTAGTGTTGTTCAGTATCAGTTGAGATAGTTCTGGAGAGTGGCAGTGCAAGAAATTAACTAGCAAAGCAGCTAAAAAGCGAGATCTCggtttcctttgtttttcaaaaggTTGCCCGCTCTTAGTGTAACAGTGGTTTAATTAAAAAGGCAGTTTTGAAGACCGAGTTCTCTGTCACTTTACTCTGTTTCCAGAGCAAGTGACAGGCATTCTGGACAGTAGAAACTCCATTCAGACCTTAGAGGTGGACAAATTCAACTTACATTTAGTTTGGAAACTGTGGTCTTTTAAAGGCAGATCTTTTAAAATGTTGCAACATCAAACTCTGTGTGTTAACAAAGTAAGTAGAGAGAATAATATGTCTCGAGGCATTCTGATCTCCATCCACCTCATAAGCGCAGGCAGTACATAATGCTTCAAAGTTGTGTGTACCCGTAAGCAAATACCCAGGCAGCATATTGTATTACCTCAAAGTATTtgccaaaatatattttttaagcaaCACCTGTTGACCTGTTTTTAGATAAGGAGGTGAGTACTTAATGTAATGGATGGTCATTTTACTTAGAAAACCTCAACTTAGAAAACCTCAAACCTGGACAGAGCCATTTCATGACTTAAACTTTTTTTGAAAAGGACTTAAATAATCTTGGCTGTGATTTACACCAGCTACTCGATttctcaacaagaaaaaaagaaacaggtccTGTCTGATTTTGGTACACATGACTAGGTTATTGCCTGCTTTGGTAACATAGTGTAATTCAGAGTGCTGTTGGAATGTCCAGCTCTCGTAGTTATTTGTTGCCTTCCTCAGAGAAGTTGTCATATTTGAAAATACAGGTTCTTATTTTGCACTGAAATATATACAATTTTCTGTTCATGTTAGGCTGTTCTACCAGTCTCTAGTGGCAATGGCAGCATGATTTGCTGACTTGCTTTTGACTCTGAATTAAGGTTCAATCTGATAGTTGTGGTTTGAGCTGGAGCAAAAGTGAGGGGTTCCCAAATGAGAGCTGACGAAGCTcaggtttggttttgatttttttttttaactagctttTGTAAGTGACAGTAATGGCCTTCTTGCCTGATACTTGGACAACTAAGTTTTTTTCTAACAGAACTAATACGTATTTTCAGGAAGTAGAAAAATACTGGCTCAACGTAACAAAGAAACTGTCAGATATGTTGAAAATAGTAAGAAGAAAGCACCCTTTACCCGGAAGAATAAAGGATAAAAAACtcttaaagaaaaagcaaaaaacctttCTACTTGACTTTCAGTGACAAACTGATGGAATTTTGAGGGTTCTGTTGAACTTTGTAGTTGTAGAAACCAAAAAGTATTTTACTCTGACCCGTGAGGAACTTCAGTCTCCTAAGTTCTTTGGACTTTAAGATGAAGAACCTTTCAGTAATAGCTTCACACATGTCTCTTACATGTAATTATCTTATGCCAATAAGGGCTATATTGGATATTGAATAGATTGCATCCAGAACGATTTGGTTGAAATCATTAGCACACtttaacagaacttttttttttccagctttcaggTAAAGTTTATTGAAGGCAACAATGGAACGATTTGGAGTAAAGTCCGCTCCATCACGGAACCGCTCAAAGACTGCTTTGTATGTAACTCCTCAGGATCGTGTAACTGAGTTTGGCAGCGAGCTGCACGAAGATGGAGGAAAGCTCTTCTGTACTTCCTGCAATGTGGTTCTGAATCATGTCCGCAAGTCTGCGATCAACGACCACCTCAAGtctaaaacacacacaaagcgAAAGGCAGAGTTTGAGGAGCAGAACGTCAGGAAGAAGCAAAGGACTCTGACTGCCTCCCTTCAGTGCAACAGTACTGCCCAGACAGAGAAAACCAGCGTCATCCAGGACTTCGTGAAAATGTGCCTGGAAGCTAATATTCCACTTGAGAAGGCTGATCACCCATCCGTGCGAGCCTTCCTGTCCCGCTACGTCAAGAACGGCAGTTCGATACCTAAGTCAGACCAGCTAAGGAAAGCATACCTGCCTGATGGGTATGACAATGAGAACCAGCTCCTCAACACTGAAGACCGTTGagaagaaaactgttttcatCATTGTTGTGAAGTATTGCATATTGATGGTGTggtttatttttatattcatgCATATATACAGTGTTACATACTGGTTTTACAAGCAATTTTGTATTATTGTAGAAATGACAATCTATTTGTGAACTTAGTGGTATGCCACAGACTGTTGCTAACCCTGCAGTAGATTTCAGAGCTACGTGGATGTAGAACTCGTGATGAATGTAGGGAACATACCTGGCATACACCTCATCTGTGTTCAGTCCATCTGTAACTGACGTGAAGAAAAAGGCACTTGGATGGAGGACCTCACTTACCTAAACTGTGCATCTGGATATACGAGGAAGATGATGCGACAGGGATTGTTAATCGTGCCAGTGGATTGCTTTGTCCGGTATCCTGTCCATGAGTGACCAAGAAGTAGTGCCGCACACTCGAAATGCAAGAAGCTGTAGAATGGTTAGTTAAAATATAACTGCTCTGTTGGGGGAGGATTATTGCAAACTCCTATTCAGGTTCGGTTTACGTTCTAAAACAGGAAACATCTTTCTTCTAGAATAGTCTCTTATCCTACTTGGTGCAACCGTGGATGTATTCATTATCTAGCTTAAATAGCTGATCTCTTGTATTGGCCTCTGAACGCTGCTATTCTCATAAAGCTAAGAGTTCTGCAGGTTCACCGTGCCCTCTTATTTAAAGTCACTGTTTCATTGTCTCGGTTTAACATGTCCCCTTCAGTTTCAGTGCCAGTCTTTGA
The window above is part of the Opisthocomus hoazin isolate bOpiHoa1 chromosome 1, bOpiHoa1.hap1, whole genome shotgun sequence genome. Proteins encoded here:
- the CGGBP1 gene encoding CGG triplet repeat-binding protein 1 — translated: MERFGVKSAPSRNRSKTALYVTPQDRVTEFGSELHEDGGKLFCTSCNVVLNHVRKSAINDHLKSKTHTKRKAEFEEQNVRKKQRTLTASLQCNSTAQTEKTSVIQDFVKMCLEANIPLEKADHPSVRAFLSRYVKNGSSIPKSDQLRKAYLPDGYDNENQLLNTEDR